In Halorubellus sp. JP-L1, one DNA window encodes the following:
- the arcS gene encoding archaeosine synthase subunit alpha, with protein MTEYFEVLSRDGAARVATLRLADPVRTPALVDDVVEDAGGLWPEHRDVPDGDDGALTVLPHRGLPAGTADEVAESFAVSYPDVDYPSAVVVHSEHVQDCGADAYVLSDVQGFLGHGRGFAEAILAVKDAVPEDAAVYLSGAATPRNVAVLAYAGVDLFDADRAVAAGTQGRYLTTDENHRLDELDELPCACEACRQPRDEFDRQDCVDHNVAVLEAELARVRKRIRDGRLRDYVEGQARQDQWLTALVRELDQQYGYLEARTPIYRNAHMDATTEDTLNRVEIQRFAQRVTERYECRFDRPLVLVPCSATKPYSDSQSHYQFHEVIQYRAHVASITSPIGVVPQELELTYPAQHYDTVVTGEWTAGEIEFVAEVLKRYLDANDYPRVIAHVPADYREIVDRALEAHPDLPVEFTVADHPTTDESLANLGAALEGERAYRKRERQHNTIRAIADYQFGAGAGDDLLGEFKTTSRYPKLQVRADEPPSAGDEQNAAPQLATMVPNYGTLSLTLDGAHRWVEGDVPTKRVEIDEFVPHGSVLAPGVVDADADIREGDEVVVSGPKAFAVGRAQMHGSAMVAATRGEACSIRHVEER; from the coding sequence ATGACCGAGTACTTCGAGGTGCTCTCGCGCGACGGCGCCGCGAGAGTCGCCACCCTGCGCCTCGCCGACCCCGTCCGGACGCCCGCGCTCGTCGACGACGTCGTCGAGGACGCCGGCGGCCTGTGGCCCGAGCATCGCGACGTCCCCGACGGCGACGACGGCGCCCTCACCGTCCTCCCCCATCGCGGGCTCCCAGCGGGGACCGCCGACGAGGTCGCGGAGTCGTTCGCCGTCTCCTATCCGGACGTCGACTACCCGAGCGCCGTCGTCGTCCACTCCGAGCACGTCCAGGACTGCGGTGCCGACGCGTACGTCCTCTCGGACGTCCAGGGGTTCCTCGGGCACGGCCGCGGGTTCGCCGAGGCCATCCTCGCCGTCAAGGACGCCGTTCCGGAGGACGCCGCGGTCTACCTGTCGGGTGCGGCGACCCCGCGGAACGTCGCGGTGCTCGCGTACGCCGGCGTCGACCTGTTCGACGCCGACCGCGCCGTCGCCGCCGGCACCCAGGGACGGTACCTGACGACGGACGAGAACCACCGGCTCGACGAACTCGACGAACTCCCCTGTGCGTGCGAGGCGTGCCGGCAGCCGCGCGACGAGTTCGACCGCCAGGATTGCGTCGACCACAACGTCGCCGTCCTCGAAGCGGAACTGGCACGGGTCCGCAAGCGCATCCGCGACGGCCGCCTCCGGGACTACGTCGAGGGGCAGGCGCGCCAGGACCAGTGGCTGACCGCGCTCGTCCGCGAACTCGACCAGCAGTACGGCTACCTCGAGGCCCGGACGCCGATCTACCGGAACGCGCACATGGACGCCACGACCGAGGACACCCTCAATCGCGTGGAGATCCAGCGGTTCGCGCAGCGCGTCACCGAACGCTACGAGTGCCGGTTCGACCGGCCGCTCGTCCTCGTCCCGTGCTCGGCGACGAAGCCCTACAGCGACTCCCAGAGCCACTACCAGTTCCACGAAGTCATCCAGTACCGCGCGCACGTCGCGTCTATCACGTCGCCGATCGGCGTCGTCCCGCAAGAGCTCGAGCTCACGTACCCCGCCCAGCACTACGATACGGTCGTCACCGGTGAGTGGACCGCGGGCGAGATCGAGTTCGTCGCGGAGGTCCTGAAGCGGTACCTGGACGCGAACGACTACCCGCGAGTGATCGCGCACGTCCCCGCGGATTACCGCGAGATCGTCGACCGCGCGCTGGAGGCTCACCCCGACCTGCCAGTGGAGTTCACGGTCGCGGACCACCCGACGACCGACGAGAGCCTCGCGAACCTCGGGGCGGCGCTCGAGGGCGAGCGCGCGTACCGGAAGCGCGAACGCCAGCACAACACGATTCGCGCCATCGCGGACTACCAGTTCGGTGCGGGCGCGGGCGACGACCTCCTCGGAGAGTTCAAGACGACGAGCCGGTACCCGAAGCTCCAGGTGCGCGCGGACGAACCGCCGTCGGCGGGCGACGAACAGAACGCCGCGCCGCAGCTCGCGACGATGGTCCCGAACTACGGGACGCTCTCGCTCACGCTCGACGGCGCGCACCGGTGGGTCGAGGGCGACGTGCCGACGAAGCGCGTCGAGATCGACGAGTTCGTGCCCCACGGGAGCGTGCTCGCGCCGGGCGTCGTCGACGCCGACGCCGACATCCGCGAGGGCGACGAGGTCGTCGTTTCCGGCCCGAAGGCGTTCGCGGTCGGGCGCGCACAGATGCACGGCTCCGCGATGGTCGCGGCGACCCGCGG